A DNA window from Theobroma cacao cultivar B97-61/B2 chromosome 5, Criollo_cocoa_genome_V2, whole genome shotgun sequence contains the following coding sequences:
- the LOC18600656 gene encoding phytochrome A: MSSSRPSHSSSNSGRSRHSARIIAQTTVDAKLHANFEESGSSFDYSSSVRASGDQQSRSDRVTTAYLHQIQKGKFIQPFGCLLALDEKTYKVIAYSENAPEMLTMVSHAVPSVGDHPVLGIGTDIKTIFTAPSSSALLKALGIGEVSLLNPILVHCKTSGKPFYAIIHRVTGSLIIDFEPVKPYEVPMTAAGALQSYKLAAKAITRLQSLPSGSMERLCDTMVQEVFELTGYDRVMAYKFHDDDHGEVVSEITKPGLEPYLGLHYPATDIPQAARFLFMKNKVRMIVDCRAKHVKVFQDDKLAFDLTLCGSTLRAPHSCHLQYMENMNSIASLVMAVIVNDGDEEGDGPDSAQPQQKRKRLWGLVVCHNTTPRFVPFPLRYACEFLAQVFAIHVNKEIELENQIIEKNILRTQTLLCDMLLRDAPMGIISQSPNIMDLVKCDGAALLYKNKIWKLGVTPSDFQLHEIASWLSEYHMDSTGLSTDSLYDAGFPGALALGDVVCGMAAVRITLKDMLFWFRSHTAAEIRWGGAKHEPGEKDDGRKMHPRSSFKAFLQVVKTRSMPWKDYEMDAIHSLQLILRNAFKDVETTDTNTSAIHSKLSDLKIEGMQELEAVTSEMVRLIETATVPILAVDVDGLVNGWNMKIAELTGLPVDKAIGKHLLSLVEDSSVETVKQMLVLALQGKEEKNIQFEIKTHGSRIEAGPISLVVNACANRDLHENVVGVCFVAQDITGQKIVMDKFTRIEGDYKAIVQNPNPLIPPIFGMDEFGWCSEWNPAMTKLTGWKRDEVVDKMLLGEVFGTHIACCRLKSQESFVNLGVVLNNAMTGHEPEKVPFGFFARSGKYVECLLCVNKKLDREDAVTGVFCFLQLASHELQQALHVQRLSEQTAMKRLKALAYLKRQIRNPLSGIIFSRKMMEGTELGPEQKRLLQTSTLCQRQLSKILDDSDLDSIIDGYLDLEMIDFTLHEVLVASISQVMMKSNGKGIRIVNDTEEEVMTETLYGDSVRLQQVLADFLLISVNFTPNGGQLVVVASLTKDQLGQSVHLAHLELRITHAGGGVPEALLSQMFGSDGDASEEGISLLISRKLVKLMNGDIQYLREAGRSTFIVTVELAAANRSRT, from the exons ATGTCTTCTTCAAGGCCAAGTCATTCATCTAGCAACTCTGGGAGATCAAGGCACAGTGCCAGGATTATTGCTCAAACCACAGTTGATGCAAAACTCCATGCAAATTTTGAGGAGTCCGGTAGCTCCTTTGACTATTCAAGTTCAGTGCGTGCAAGTGGAGACCAGCAATCTAGGTCAGACAGGGTTACCACAGCTTATCTCCATCAAATACAGAAAGGCAAATTCATCCAACCCTTTGGGTGCTTGCTAGCCTTAGATGAGAAAACTTACAAGGTCATAGCATACAGTGAGAATGCCCCTGAAATGTTGACCATGGTTAGTCATGCAGTCCCAAGTGTTGGGGACCACCCAGTTCTTGGCATTGGAACTGACATAAAAACTATTTTCACAGCCCCCAGTTCCTCTGCATTGCTAAAGGCCCTAGGAATTGGGGAGGTTTCTCTTTTGAATCCAATCTTGGTCCATTGCAAGACTTCTGGGAAGCCCTTTTACGCAATAATCCATCGGGTAACAGGGAGCTTGATCATTGATTTTGAACCTGTGAAGCCCTATGAAGTTCCCATGACTGCTGCTGGGGCCTTGCAGTCATACAAGCTAGCGGCAAAAGCAATTACTCGCTTGCAGTCTCTGCCTAGTGGTAGCATGGAAAGGCTTTGTGATACAATGGTGCAGGAGGTTTTTGAACTCACTGGTTATGACAGGGTGATGGCCTATAAATTTCACGATGACGACCATGGGGAAGTGGTTTCTGAGATAACAAAGCCAGGCCTAGAGCCTTACTTAGGTTTGCATTATCCAGCCACTGATATCCCTCAGGCTGCTCGATTTTTGTTTATGAAGAATAAAGTCCGCATGATTGTTGATTGCCGCGCAAAACATGTAAAAGTATTTCAAGATGATAAGCTTGCTTTTGACCTAACCTTGTGTGGTTCAACCCTAAGGGCCCCACACAGCTGCCATTTACAGTATATGGAGAACATGAATTCCATTGCTTCTCTGGTTATGGCTGTTATTGTCAATGATGGAGATGAAGAGGGCGATGGCCCTGATTCTGCACAGCCacagcaaaaaagaaagagactGTGGGGTTTGGTAGTGTGCCATAACACCACTCCTAGGTTTGTTCCATTCCCCCTCAGGTATGCCTGTGAATTTCTAGCTCAAGTCTTTGCCATCCATGTCAATAAGGAGATAGAGTTGGAAAATCAAATTATCGAGAAGAATATTCTGCGTACCCAGACCCTTTTGTGTGATATGCTTTTGCGGGATGCACCCATGGGCATTATCTCACAAAGCCCAAACATAATGGATTTGGTGAAATGTGATGGGGCTGCATTATTATACAAGAACAAAATATGGAAACTAGGAGTAACTCCTAGTGATTTCCAGCTGCATGAGATAGCATCATGGCTTTCTGAGTATCATATGGATTCCACAGGTCTGAGTACTGATAGCTTGTATGATGCTGGGTTCCCAGGGGCATTGGCTCTTGGTGATGTAGTATGTGGAATGGCAGCTGTGAGGATAACCCTCAAGGATATGCTTTTCTGGTTCCGGTCCCATACTGCTGCAGAAATTCGATGGGGTGGTGCAAAGCATGAACCTGGTGAGAAGGATGATGGCAGGAAGATGCACCCAAGGTCATCATTCAAGGCTTTCCTCCAAGTTGTCAAGACAAGGAGTATGCCATGGAAGGACTATGAAATGGATGCAATCCATTCTTTGCAGCTTATTCTAAGGAATGCATTCAAAGATGTTGAGACCACAGATACTAACACTAGTGCCATACATTCAAAGCTCAGTGACCTCAAAATAGAAGGGATGCAAGAACTGGAGGCAGTGACAAGTGAGATGGTTCGTTTAATTGAAACAGCGACAGTGCCAATTTTGGCTGTTGATGTTGATGGCTTGGTTAATGGGTGGAATATGAAAATTGCCGAGTTGACTGGTCTTCCTGTTGATAAAGCAATTGGAAAGCATTTACTCTCACTTGTTGAAGATTCTTCTGTTGAAACTGTCAAGCAAATGTTAGTACTGGCATTGCAGG GcaaggaagaaaagaacatCCAATTTGAGATCAAAACTCATGGGTCAAGGATTGAGGCTGGCCCCATCAGTTTAGTTGTCAATGCTTGTGCAAACAGGGATCTTCACGAAAATGTTGTGGGGGTTTGTTTTGTGGCACAAGATATAACTGGTCAGAAGATTGTCATGGACAAATTCACCCGGATTGAAGGTGATTACAAAGCAATTGTACAAAATCCAAACCCACTGATTCCTCCCATATTTGGTATGGATGAATTTGGCTGGTGCTCTGAGTGGAATCCAGCTATGACGAAGTTAACTGGGTGGAAGCGAGACGAAGTGGTAGATAAAATGCTGTTGGGGGAGGTTTTTGGGACCCACATTGCATGCTGTCGTCTCAAGAGTCAAGAATCTTTTGTCAATCTTGGTGTTGTACTTAATAATGCCATGACTGGTCATGAGCCTGAAAAGGTTCCTTTTGGTTTCTTTGCTCGCAGTGGAAAGTATGTGGAATGCTTGTTATGTGTAAATAAGAAATTGGACAGAGAGGATGCTGTCACTGGTGTCTTTTGTTTCTTGCAGCTGGCAAGCCATGAGCTACAACAAGCACTTCATGTCCAGCGATTATCAGAGCAAACTGCCATGAAAAGATTGAAAGCATTAGCTTATCTGAAAAGGCAGATCCGTAATCCTCTCTCTGGGATTAttttttcaaggaaaatgatgGAGGGCACAGAATTGGGACCAGAACAAAAACGCCTTCTGCAGACTAGTACCCTGTGCCAGCGCCAGCTCAGCAAAATACTTGATGATTCAGATCTTGATAGCATCATTGACGG CTACTTGGATCTTGAAATGATTGACTTCACCCTGCATGAGGTATTGGTTGCTTCTATTAGTCAAGTGATGATGAAGAGCAATGGGAAAGGTATCCGCATAGTCAATGATACAGAAGAAGAGGTCATGACTGAGACCTTGTATGGAGACAGTGTTAGACTTCAACAGGTCTTGGCTGATTTCTTGTTGATATCAGTTAATTTTACACCAAATGGAGGCCAACTTGTTGTTGTAGCTAGCTTGACCAAAGATCAACTTGGACAGTCAGTTCATCTTGCACATTTGGAGCTCAG GATAACACATGCAGGTGGCGGAGTGCCAGAAGCATTGCTGAGCCAAATGTTTGGAAGTGATGGAGATGCATCAGAGGAGGGTATCAGTTTGCTCATCAGCCGAAAGTTGGTAAAACTCATGAATGGAGATATCCAGTATTTAAGGGAAGCAGGCAGGTCAACTTTCATCGTGACCGTCGAACTAGCTGCAGCAAATAGGTCCAGAACCTAA